GACAACTGGGCCGATCTCGTCGCGCTCGCCAAGAAGATCCGCAGCGGCGACACCGCCGGCCTCGCCTACAACATCCATGACTGGCCGGATGACTGGCTCTGGCGCGGCATCATCCTGCAGGGCGGGCATTCCATGCTGTCGGCCGACGGCAAGAAGGTCGCCTTCGGCGGCGATGTCGGCGAGAAGACGCTGGCGACGCTGCGCAGCTTCGTCACGGAAGGCGGCATGCCGCTGATCGACTGGGACCAGTCGCGCCAGCAGTTCATCGCCGGCAAGATCGGCATCTTCTTCGACACCCCCGCCCGCCTGCGCCAGGTCACCGACCTGATCGGCGACCGCTTCACGCTGAAGACCGCGCTCTTCCCGGTCGACGACAAGGCCAAGGGCAAGCTGCCGACGGGCGGCAACGCCGCGCTGATCACCGCCAAGGACGCTGCCAAGCAGAAGGCGGCCTGGGAGTTCATCAAGTTCGTGACCGGGCCGGAAGCCCAGAAGATCGTGGTCGAGACCGCCGGCTACATGCCGACCAATCTGCGCGCCGGCGAGGATGCGTTCCTCGGCCCGTTCTACAAGGAGAACGCCAATTTCCGCACGATCAACGGCCAGGTCTCCCGCGCTGCGCCGTGGGAAGGCTATCCGGGCGGCAATTCGGTGCGCATCTGGCGCCAGCAGCGCGAGGTCGTCGCCGGCGTGATGCGTGGCGAGATCCAGCCCAAGGCCGGCATCGAGCGCATCGTCTCCGAGACCGAAGCCCTGATGAAGTGAACCGCGATTTCGGCTGATGATACGACCGCTCGGCTTCGGGCCGGGCGGTCACGCTCTCTTCCATATGCGGGACGCCTTCCGATGATCATCGCCCAGCTCAGCGACTTCCATGCCCGGCCGCATGGCCGACCTGCCTATGGCATCGTCGATACCAATGCAGCGATCCGGGAGGCCATCGACGCCGTGCTGGCGATGGAACCCCGGCCGGATTGCGTGCTGGTGACGGGCGACCTGTCGGATTGCGGCCTGGCGGAGGAATACGGCATCGTTCCCGAGCAGCTCGCCCGGTTGCCGATGCCGGTCTATGTCGTGCCCGGCAATCACGATCGGCGGGAAAGCTTCGCGGCGGAGCTCGGGCAGGACCTTCCCTATCTGCCGAAGAGCGGCTTCCTGCACTACACGGTCGAGGACTTTCCGGTCCGGCTGATCGGGCTCGACACCGTGATCGCCGGCGAGGATGGCGGCGAGATCTGCGCCGAGCGCGAAGCCTGGCTGGCCGAGCGCCTCGCCGAGGGCCAGGGGCGCCCGACCCTGATCTTCATGCACCATCCGCCCTTCGCCGTCGGCGTCGACGGCATGGACATCATGCCCTGCCGCGTCTCGCCCGGCTTCGTCGACTTGATCGCCCGCCACCCGGAGATCGAGCGCGTGCTCTGCGGGCATTATCACCGGCCGATCCAGCTGCGCTTCGCCGGCACGATCGGCTATGTCGTGCCGGGAACGGCCCATCAGGTTGCGCTGGACCTGCGCGCCGGCACCGAGAACATGTTCGTCATGGAGCCGCCCGCCATCGCTATCCATGTCTGGAAGCCCGAGACGGGCGTCGTCAGCCATCTCCAGCCGATCGGGGATTACGGCCCGCGCCGGCCCTTCCTGCTCGACCCCGCCTATCCCGGCAAGCAGCAGGCGGCTCCGGCAGATGCCTGACACCCGCCTTCTCTCATTGCTGGATGAAGCCGGCGCCCTCGCGCGGCAGGCGGGCGAGTTGCTCGTCCGGATGCAAGGCGAACAGCTCGCCATCAGCCGCAAGGAATTCCGGGATGTCGTCACCGCCGCGGACCTCGCCGCCGAACGACTGGTCATCGACGGCCTGACGCGATTGACGCCGGAGGCCGCGATCCTGTCGGAGGAAGCCGGCTTCTCCGGTGCACACGACGCGCCGCGCTGGATCGTCGACCCGCTCGACGGCACGGTGAATTACGCCAGCGGCCTGCCCTGGTTTTCCGTGACCATGGCCTATCAGGAACAGGGGCGCACCCTGCTCGGCCTGACGCATGCGCCGCTCGCCGGCCTCGTAGCGCGCTATGTCGAGGGCGGCCCGGCAACCGTCAACGAACGCCCGGTCGCGGTCTCCGGAACGACGAGCCTCGCCGACGCCGTCATCTCGATCTGCCTGACCTCGCATTATTCGCCCGAGGATTCGGAACGGACCTGCGCCGTGATCCGGCGGCTGGCAGGGCTGTGCCGCGGCGTGCGGGTGATCGTCTCCGGGGGCTTGGAGATGTCGCTGGTGGCGGCGGGCCAGCTCGATGCCTTCATCGGGCTCAAGGCCGACATCGTCTCGCACGCCGCCGCCATGCCGCTGGTTCGCGCAGCGGGCGGCAGGGTGACGACGGTTGCGGGCATCGATTCACGCGACGAAGACCTGGAGAAGATCGTCTCGAACGGCTTGATCCACGAGGAGCTTCTGGAGGCGATCCGAAGCGCCTGACCGAAACCCTCGGCCCACGGTCTGGCCGGGTCTCGCGCGAACCCTGCAGCTTCAGCCCCGATGCAGCGCCAGCGCTGCTGCGGCGGCGTCTTCATCCGTGATCAGGACCGAGGCCAGTCTCGCCCGCAGCGCCGCCGCGATCACCGCGGCCTTGTTCTTGCCGCCGGAGGCCAGGATCACGGTGGGAATGCGGCGCAGCCCCTCAAGCGGCAGTGCGATGGCCCGGCGGTTGATCGAATGGTCGATCGGATCGCCGCGGCTGTCGATGAATTGCCCGAGCATGTCCCCGACGGCGCCATGCTCCGCCAGTTCGGCCGGGCTGACGTCGCGCGGAAGCCCGTAGCGCACGAGAAACGAGCGCTCGCTCAGGTCGCCGGCGCTGAGGATGGCGACATCGGTGGCCCGGATGCGCGCGAAAGCGGCTTCGAACACGTCCTGCGCCAGGATGGTGTCGCGCGATTGCGGCGTGCCCGCATAGATCGGCGCCGCGAGGTAATGGCATTCCGCCTGCCAGAGCTGGGCGAAGCGGCCGGCGATCTCGAAGGTGTTGAGCTCGATGCCGTAGGTCAGCCCGCCCATCATCGAGCTGACCGTGAGATCTCGGTACTGTCCGGCCCTGACATGCCGGGTCGTCTCGCGCAGGGTCCCGCCCCAGCCGACGCCGACGATGCCGGAAGGCTTCTCCTCGACGATGCGCGAAAGGACTTCGCCCGCAGCCTTGCCGATCTGCGCCGCGACTTGCTCGACATCATCGGGAGCGGGCAAGACGATCGCCTCCTTGAGACCGAAGGTCTCGACCAGGGCGTGCTCCAGCCGCACGCAGCTTTCCAGCCGCGAATTGATCGTGATGTTGACGAGGCCGCTGCTGCGCGCCTCGACCAGCAGGCGGTTGACCCTGAGCCGCGTCATCTTCAGGCGAGCGGCGATCTCCGCCTGGGTCAGGCCCTCCCTGTAATAGAGCCAGGCTGCTCTGACCTGGGTCTGCGAATCCTCCGGCATCACGGCATCCTGATCGGCTGTCCGCGGCATGCGAACACAACCAATGTAACTATGATTGATACATCTGTTGCAACGTCGCGGCACCCGGACTTGCCATTCACGGCGCATGCCCGATCCGCCTTCCGGCTCCGCGGGCGCCAGAAAGCATAACACCGGCTTATAGCTGCTCCCAAACAAAGCATATGAAGAATGGAAGGCGACGCTTTAAGGCTGGGCATGGTCCAACAATCAAGGGTCCGCCTTGGCAAAAGCCACGCTCGAATGCGACGCATCGGCCTTCGCGGGCCTGGCTTGAGACCCATCGGGCGATCCGCAACCATCATCTGATCGGGGAACGCCTCGTGCCACGTCTCGTCACCGTCGCTGCCGCTCAACTGGGTCCGATTCAACGGGCCGAAAGCCGCAGGCAAGTCGTCGACCGGATGGTCGCGCTGATGGAAGCGGCCAAGGCGCAGGGCGCGACCTTCATCGTCTATCCCGAGCTGGCGCTGACGACCTTCTTCCCGCGCTGGTACAGCGAGGACCGCGCCGAGGCCGATCACTGGTTCGAGCGTGCGATGCCGGGTGCGGAGACGCAGCCGCTCTTCGACAAGGCGAAGCAGCTGGGGCTGGCCATGAGCTTCGGTTATGCCGAGCTCACCCCGGAGGGGCGCCACTTCAACAGCTCGATCCTGGTCGACCGGACGGGGCGCATCGTCGGCAAATACCGGAAGATCCATCTGCCGGGCCATGTCGAATTCGATCCGGAGCGGGCGCATCAGCATCTCGAGAAGCGCTATTTCGAGCCCGGCGATCTCGGCTTCCCCGTCTGGGAGTTCGAGGGCGGTCTGTTCGGCATGGCGATCTGCAACGACCGGCGCTGGCCGGAGACCTACCGGGTCATGGGGTTGCAGGGCGTCGAGATGGTCGTGCTCGGCTACAACACCCCGTCAGTCAACTCGCAATCCCCGAACGAGACGGCGGCCGATCGCCTCTTCCACCACCGCCTGTCGGTGCAGGCCGGCGCCTATCAGAACTCGACCTGGGTCGTGGCCGTCGCCAAGGCCGGTAGCGAGGATGGTCACCATCTCTTCGGCGGCACGCTGATCGCGGCGCCCGACGGCAAGATCGTCGGCGAGCTCACTCATGAGGAGGACGGCGTGCTCGTCCATGCCTGCGACCTCGACGACACCCGTTTCGGCAAGGCGACGATCTTCGATTTCGCCCGCCATCGCCGCGTCGAGCACTATGGCCTGCTCACCGAGCGCACCGGCGTCGGCGCCCCGCTCGGAAAGCCGGAGGGCGCCTGAGCGCCCTCCTTGGCCGCGTTAGCGGAACGGGTCGAACGGCGTCGGAAACCGCCCCGTCGGCACGATCTCGGCATAGGGGCCGCGCGCCAGCAATTGCCCTTGCCCCGGCTGCGCCAGCACGCGCTTGCCGTCGAAGACGAGGCGGCCACGCTGGTAGGTGGCGGCCGGATAGCCCTGCAGCTCCATGCCTTCATAGGGCGTGTAATCGCTGCCGTGATGCTGCATGTCGTTGGTGAGCGTGACGCGGCGGTTCGGATCGAACAGCACGATATCGGCGTCCGCCCCGACGGCGATGGCGCCCTTGCGCGGCGCCAGCCCGAAACGCCGGGCCGGATTGGTCGCGACGAGGTCGACGAAGCGGCGCAGGTCGATGCGGCCCTTTGCAACGCCCTCCGAATAGAGAATGGGCAACCGGGCCGCGAGACCGGGCACACCGTTCGGGATCTTGTTGAAGGGCGCGTTCTCGCCGTGCTGCTTCTTGCCGCGCGGATCGTCGTAGCACAGCGGCGAATGGTCGGACGAGACGATGTCGATGACGCCGTCGCGCAGGAACTGCCAGAGCGCCTCGCGATCGGCGCCCGAGCGCAGCGCCGGCGAGATCATGAATTTCGCGCCCTCGAAGCCCGGCCTGTCCATGTCGGCCTCGTCCAGTACGAGATACTGCGTGCAGGTCTCGGCCCAGGCCTTCTGCCCGCGCATTTGGGCCCGCTTGACCTCCTCGCCCGATTGCGCGCCCGAAACATGGAAGATCTGGATCGGCGTATCCAGCGCCTCGGCCAGTGCCAGGATGCGATGCGTCGCCTCGCGCTCGACCACCATGGGCTTCGCCCAGGCGAGATGGCGTGGCGCCGTCAGGCCGGCGGCCAGCAGCGCCTGCGTCAGCCAGCCGATCAGTTCGTGATGCTCGGCATGCACGCAGACGAGCGCACCGGCACGGCGCGCGGCGGCGAGCGTCTGCAGGATCTGCGCATCGTCGAGGCGGTTGCTGTCATAGGTCATGAAGATCTTGACCGAGCGGTGCCCCGCCTCGACCAGCGCCGGCAGCTCGCGCTCCAGCACCTCCGGCGTCGGGTCGTTGACCAGCAGATGAAAGGCATGGTCGATCCGCGCCTGCTTCGCCTTCTCGGCATAGGCGACGACCGCACCGGCCAGCGAGCCGCCGCGGATTTGCGGCGCATGGCAGACGACCGTGGTCGTCCCGCCCGCTGCGGCCGAGGCCGTGCCGCTGTCGAAACCATCGGCGATCTCCGCCCCCGACGAGAACGGCTGGTCGAGATGGACGTGGGCATCGACGCCGCCAGGCAGGACGAGCAGATCCCGCGCGTCCACCTCGTCCCGGCCGCGCGGCAACCCCGCGCCGATCGCGGCGATGACGCCATCGGCAATGCCGATATCGAACGGCCCGATATAGGAAGCGGTCACCGCGGTTCCACCGCGGATGACGAGATCGAAATCGCTCATGGTCTTACTCCCGGGGCGGCCGGGCCATCGAGGCGATGGCAGCTCACAGCACGCGAAACGGCGACGAGGTCAGGATGAAAACGGAATTGCGCGTTGCGCTCGGCGACAGACTGTTCGGCATCGAGCGACCCTGGGGCGCCCTGCCCTCGACGCCGGGCCGGATCACCGATCTCGCAATCGACGAGGCCGGCTTCGTGCATGTCCTGCTGCGCCGCGACAGCGCCGTCGATCAGGAGGGGCCTTGCGTCGTTACGCTCGCGGCCGATGGCAGCTTTCGCCGGAGCTGGGGCGAGGCACTCTGCCTCGATGCCCACAAGATCGCGGCGATACCCGGCGGCGGCCTCGCCATCGTCGATCGCGATGCGCATCGCATCCTGTTCTGCGATGTCGAAGGCCAGGTGCGGCGACAGATCGGCGAGAGCCGCCGTCCTGGCCAGCCCTTCAACCATCCCAGCGACATCGCCTTCGCGCCCGATGGGGGCTTCTACGTCGCGGACCGCTATGGCAATGGCCGCATCCATCGCTTCGACGCCGATGGCGCCCCGATCACGAGCTGGGGCTCGGTCGGCACGGCACCGGGCGCCTTCCTGACGCCGCACGGCATCTGCGTGCTCAGCGACGGGCGCGTCATCGTCGCCGATCGCGAGAACAGCCGCGTACAGAGCTTCACGGCGGACGGTGAATTGCTGGCGGTATGGGACGCCTTCCTGCGTCCCCAGGATGTCGTCGCCGATGCGGAAGACCGGATTCATGTCTGCGATTCGATCCCGACGCTGAGCCTGCTCTCGGCGGATGGCACCCTGCTCGGCCGCTGCCGCCCGGTCCTCAACGGCGCCCATGGCCTCTGGCTCGGGCCGTCCGGCGACATCTTCCTCGCCGAGACCAACCCGAACCGCATCACGCGCCTCTTCCCCGTCGCGCCCTGACGCTTGCTGCGTTCTAAGAGAAGCGCCCGTCATCCCGGACGGAGCGAAGCGGCGAGCCGGGATCCATGCCTGAACCTTTATCGAGAGCGTTCTGGCATGGATCCCGGGTCAAGCCCGGGATGACCGCGTGGTTCCGTACAAAGCAGCAAGCTCGGCCAGGGTCGGTTTCACCTCACGCAGCCGACATGGCCGTGCGGTTCTGCAGGCGCGAGACCAGCCGCACGAAGGGCCAGAACATCAGGAAGTAGACGATCGCCACCGCGATCAGTGGCGTCGGATTGTAGAGCAGGCCCTGGGCGAGCTGGGCCGAGCGTAGCAGTTCCTGCAGGGCGACGGCCGAGGCGATCGAGGTCTGCTTCACCAGCTCGACCGTGTTGCTGATCAGGTCCGGCAGCACGTTGCGCGTACCCTGCGGCACCACGACATGGACCATGCTCTGGTACCAGCTCAGGCCGGTCGAGCGCGCCGCCTCGCGCTGGCCCTTCGGCACGGATTCGATGCCGGCGCGGAAGATCTCGGCGAAGTAGCTGGAGCCGTTCAGCGTCAGCGCCAGCACGGCCGCCGTGAATTCGTTGAGCTTCAGGCCGAGGAAAGGCAGGCCGAAGAAGATGAAGATCAGCAGCACCAGCGGCGGGATGGCGCGCATCACATCGACATAGGCGATCAGCAGGAAGCGCAGCAGCTTGCTCGGCACGTCCTGCGCCATGGCGATGGCGATGCCTGAGAGTACCGAGAGCGGCACGGCGACCACGGCCAGTGCCAGCGTCATCCAGAAGCCCTGCAGCAGCAGGGGCCAGACTTGGCGGAGGACGTCGAAGTTGAAGAAGGTCGTGACGAGCTCGTCCATCATGACCTCGGATGCGCGTAGACATGTTCCAGCCAGCGCGTGAAGCGCACGAAGGGCAGGAACAGCAGCAGGAAGAGCAGCGCGCCAACGGTCAGCGCGGTCGGATTGGCGACGTTGGACTGGATGCTCGAGGTCACGTTGAGCAGTTCGGGCACGGCCACGACCGAGCCCAGCGTGGTGCCCTTGCTGATGCCGATGGCGCGGTTGGTCAGCGGCGGGATCGACATCCGCACCACCTGCGGCAGGATGATGTAGGCGAGCGTCTGGGTGAAGCCGAGGCCCGTCGAGCGCCCCGCTTCCCACTGCCCCTTCGAGACCGCGTTGATGCCGGCCCAGAAGATCTCCTCGGCAAAGGCCGAGAGCACGATCGCGAGCGCCAGCACCGTCGCCGTGAAGGGCTCCAGCACCAGCCCGAAATAGGGCAGCGCGAAATAGGCCAGCACGATCAGCACGAGCTGCGGGATCGAGCGGAAGAAATCGATATAGAAGATGATCAGCCAGTTCAGCGGCCGGATGCCGTAAAGCCGCAGCACCGCCAGCGCGAGACCGAGCGGGATGCCGATCAGCACCGTCAGGATCGACATTTCGACGGTGATGAGGAAGCCGCGCAGGATGTCGGGCCAATAGGCCGACAACAGCCCGAAATCGAAGAAGTAGCGGACGATCTGGTCCATGGGTGCCCGTCAGCCGTGCGAGCGCATCACGAAATCGCGGATGCGCTGGTGCTGCGGGTTGATCAGGATGTCCTGGGGCGTGCCCTCGGCCAGGATCGCGCCATGGTCCATGAAGACGACGCGGTCGGCGACATCGCGCGCGAACTTCATCTCATGCGTCACCACGATCATGGTCATGCCCATCTCCTTGGTGCGGACCATGACGTTGAGCACTTCGCCCACGAGCTCGGGATCGAGCGCCGAGGTCGGTTCGTCGAAGAGCATGACCTGCGGCTCGAGCGCCATGGCGCGGGCGATGCCGACGCGCTGCTGCTGGCCGCCGGACAGCTCGGCCGGATAGGCATCGGCCTTGTGGGCGAGGCCGACGACCTCGAGATGGTGCCGTGCCTTGCGCTCCGCCTCCTCCTTGCTCAAGCCCACGACCTTGCGCAGCGCCAGCATCACGTTCCCCAGCGCCGTCTTGTGCGGATAGAGGTGGATGCCCTGGAAGACCATGCCGATCCGGCGGCGCAGGAGGTTGAGGTCCACCTTCGGACCGGTGATCTCCTGCCCGCCGACACGGATCGCGCCCGCCGTCGGTTCCTCCAGCCGGTTGATGCAGCGCAGGCAGGTGCTCTTGCCCGAACCGGAGGAGCCGACGATCACGACGGCCTCGCCCTTGCCGACCTTGAGATCGACACCGCACAAGACCTCGACATTGCCGAAGCTCTTGCGCAGCCCCTCGATCGAAACGATCGTCTCGGGCGGCGCGGCCGTCATGGCGGGCTGCGAGGTCACTTGCAGGCGGCCTTGTGCTCGGTCGTGTCGTAGCCTTCGAAGCCCGGCGCACCCGTGCCCGGATAGACCGTCGCGGTCGACGAGGCCGTCTCCGGCTTCACGCCGAACCATTTCTCATGGATCTTGGCCAGCGTCCCGTCGGTCTTGATGCATTCCAGCGCGACCTCGACCTGGGCGCGGAAAGCGGCATCCTCCTTGCGGAAGGCGATGCCGAAATTGCGGCCGCCGTCGAGCACGAAGGGCACTTCCGCCATCGGCGTCTGCGTCGCGACATAGCGTGAGACCGGCGCATCGGCGACATTGGCGAAGGCACGGCCGATCATGACCGCCTGCACGGCGTCTGCGTTCTTGTTGTAGCGCTGGATCGTGTAGCCGTACTTCGCCTCGTTGTCGGTCAGCCACTTGTCCGAGATCGAGCCGTTGTTGACGGACAGGGCCTTGCCCTTCAGGTCGTCGAGATTGGCGATCTTGCCGCCCTTCTTGACGAGGAAGCCGAGGCCCGTCGGCATATAGGGCTCGCTGAACAGCATCTGCGCGGCGCGCTCGGGCGTGATGTTGGTCGGCGCCGGGATCATCTCGTAGCGCTTGGAGAACAGCCCGGCGAAGATCGCCGAGAAGTTCGAATCCGTCACCTCGACGCCCGGGCGGCCGAGCTTCTCGGCCAGCGCCACCGACATGTCGTAGGTGAAGCCGGTGGTCTCGCCCGTCGGCGTCTTGAAGCAGAACGGCGCGAAGCCGAGATCGCAGGCCACCTTCAGCTTCTCGTTCTGCGGATGGTCGGCATCGTCAGCCATGGCCGGCATGGCGATGAGCGCGGCCAGCGCCACGCCCCTGATGGCGGCGCGCGCCATCCTGATCGAATTCAGCTTCATGCTTCCCGCTCCCGTTGTGCGACGGCCATGCCGCGATCGTTGCGCCCCTGTTCTTGCAACAATCCGGCCACGTCTGGAGCGAAGCTAACAGGGCGAAATCATGCCCTGCCAATCATTTGTTGTCGGGTTTCCATAACATGATGTTAAGCGCTTTCGATCGTGTCCGCCTCCTTGTCCTTCGGCGGGGGCGGCACCAATCCGCGCAGGATATCGACGAAAGCGTTCGCCGTCCGCGAGAGCGGCTCGAAGCGCGGTGTCAGCAGATGCGCGCGCACCCGCGTCTTGGGTGCGAGCGGGCGTGAGACCAGCTCCGGCCAGGTGCGCCCGCGCAGCACGAACTCGTCGACGACCGCGATGCCGGCCCCGGCCCGCACCATGGCGCAGGCAACCGGCGTGAAGCGCACGACGGTGCTGATCCGCAGCGGCGCCGATTTCAGCGCGAGCGCGCGCCCGACGACATCGCCATAGGGCGTCTGCGGCCCGAAGCCGATCAGCGGATAGGGCGCGAGATCGGCCGGCCGGATGACGCGCAGCCGCGCGAGCACGTGATCGCGCGGCATGATGACCATCAGGCGCCCTTCGGTCAGGATTTCCATGTCGAGCGTGGGCTCGTCGATCGGCAGGATGGAGACGCCAAGATCGGCCCGGCCGCTGACGATCTTGGCGAGGATCTCGAGCAGCGTCAGCACCTCGAATTCGACGCGCAGATCCGGGAAGCGCTCGCGCAGCCGGGCGATCGCGTCGGGCACCAGCGCCTGCCCGACGCTCGGGCTCGCGACGATGCGCACCGAGCCCGTGCCGCGCTCGCGCAGTTCCTCGGCCAGCTCGTTGACCCGGACCACGCCCTGATGGACCAGGTCGACCTCCTGGAACAGTCGGCGGGCCTCCGGGGTCGGCTGCACCCGGCCGCGCACGCGCTCGAACAGGCGCAGCGCCAACCTGTCCTCGGTATAGGCCAGCAGGCGGCTGATCGCCGGCTGCGAGACCGCAAGCAGCCGGGCCGCGCCACTGATCGAGCCGGTGATCATGATCGCCCGGAAGACTTCGATCTGCCTGAGGTTGAGGCGCATGGCGATAACATCCGATTATGGTCTGCCGCATAATAAGCATGATTCATTTCGCGCAATAGCGCTCTAAGCTCGGCCCGCGCCGGCAACGACCGGCAATGTCACGGGGACGAGGCCGGCCGATGAGACGCTTTCTGACGACGAGGGATGTCGAGGCCGCGGTTGCCGGCGGTTCGGTCTTCGCGGCGGGTGGTGGCGGCTGGGCCGATCACGGCCGCATGCTCGGCACCGCCGCGGTCAACACCGGCAAGCCCGAACTCGTCACCATGGACGAGATCCCCGACGACGCGATCATCGCGACGGCCGCCGCCATCGGCGCTCCCGCCGGCACGACCGAATGGGAGATGTGGGGCATCGACTACGTCAAGGCCGTCCAGCTGCTGCAGGAGGCGCTGGGCAAGCCGATCTACGGCCTGATCATCGGCCAGAACGGCATGTCGAGCACGCTGAACGCCTGGCTGCCCAGCGCCATCCTCGGCGTCAAGGTGGTCGACGCGGTCGGCGACATCCGCGCCCATCCCACCGGCGACATGGGGTCGATCGGCCTCGCCAACAGCCCGGAAGCGACGATCCAGGTCGCCGTCGGCGGCAATCGCGCCAAGAACCAGTATATCGAGCTGGTGACGCGCGGCGCCACGGCCAAGGTTTCGCCGATCCTGCGGACGGCCTCGGACATGTCGGGCGGCTTCATCGCCTCCTGCCGCAACCCGGTCTCGGCCGCCTATGTCCGCAAGAACGCGGCGCTCGGCGGCATCTCGATGGCGCTGGCACTGGGCGAGCGCATCCTCGACGCCAAGCCGAAGGGCGGCACGGCCGTGATCGACGCGATCTGCGACCAGACCGGCGGCTCGATCATCGCGCGCGGCACAGTCGCCAAGAAGGATGTCCGCTACACCAACGAGGCCTTCGATATCGGCACGATCCAGGTCGGGACCGGCAAGGCCGCGCGCGTCATCCACGTCATGAACGAGTACATGACCGTCACCGATCTCGACGGCGCCCGCCACGCCTGTTTCCCGGATGTGATCACCACTTTCGACACCGACGGCCAGCCGGTCAGCGCCGGCCATGTCCGCGAAGGCATGGAGCTTTCGGTGCTGCGCGTGCCCAAGAGCAAGATCCCGCTGAGCTCCAGCGTGACCGATCCGAGCGTCTATCCGATCGTCGAGAAGGCGCTCGGCATGAACTTCACCGAATACGCGCTCGGCCGCGAAGACTAGTCCGCGCCCGCCCTAACGCCCCCGCAGGATCAACCGGATACCCCCCGACCATGAGCGATTTCGATCTCGTCCTCCGCGGCAACATCGTGTTGTCCGACCGGATCATCGAGGATGGCTATGTCGCCGTCACCGGCGGCAAGGTCGGCAAGGTCGGGTCCGGCACGCCACCCTCGGCCCGCGAGACCCAGGATTTCCGTGGCCAATGGATCATGCCGGGCGTCATCGACGGGCAGGTCCATTCCGGCAGCCAGGCCAATCACGAGGGCATCGGCATGTGCTCGCGCGCCGCGGCGGCCGGTGGCGTCACCGTCATGGTCGACATGCCCTATGACGAGCCGGAGCCCGTCACCAGCGCCGAGCTCTTCAACGAGAAGGTCGCGGTGGTCGAACGCGACGCCCATGTCGATGTCGCGCTCTATGCCACGATCACGATCGAGAACGGGCTTCATGCCATTCCGGGCCTCGTCGAGGCCGGCGCCTGCGCCTTCAAGTTCTCGACCTTCGAGGCCAATCCGACGCGCTTTCCGCGCATCGGCGACGACACGCTCTACGAAGCCTTCAAGCTGATCGAGCCGACCGGCCTGCTTTGCGGCGTCCATAACCAGGACCAGGAGATGACCCGGCGCAATATCGCCAGGCTGATCGAAGCCGGCGATACCGGCCCGGACGCCTTCCTGCGCGCCCACACCCCGCTGATCGAGAACCTCGCCACCGCCCGCATCTACGAGATCGGCGCAGAGACGGGCGCACGCGCCCACGCCGTCCACGTCTCGACCTCGCGCGGCTTCGAGATCTGCAACATGTACAAGCGCGCCGGCTACAAGGCGACGGTCGAGAGCTGCGTGCAGTACTTCATGCTCAACGCCGAGGAGCATGTGCCGCGCTTCGGCGCGAAGGTGAAGCACTACCCGCCGATCCGCCCGAAGGCCGAGAGCGACCTGCTCTGGAGCCATCTCGCCGCCGGCCATTGCGACTTCATCTCGTCCGATCACGTCTCCTGGGGGTTGGAGAAGAAGGGCGATCCGATGGTCTTCAAGAACACTTCGGGCGGGCCGGGCATCGAGACGCTGCTGCCGGCGCTCTGGACCGGCTGCGAGGAGCACGGACTGTCGCCGACCATCGTGGTGAAGCAGCTCTGCGAGGGGCCGGCCAAGGCCTTCCTGCTCGCCGACAAGGGCCGGCTCGAAGCGGGCGCCGACGCCGACATCACCGTGCTGGAGCCCGGCCGCTTCATCCACGACCCCAGCAAGAGCC
Above is a genomic segment from Bosea sp. NBC_00550 containing:
- a CDS encoding extracellular solute-binding protein; translation: MKPLGKAFAAAALALLASTAARAEQVPLDVLYAFPAFAKFHEPIAAEFMKKNPDIKINFRAPAASYDEGHQAMLRQSVTNQLPDVYYSGFHLLTELVESLDKRKQIVDLGPLLKAEPEAWRKANYSDALLSLGQVAGKQAGLAFNASTPLMYFNAELVKKAGGDPEKMPDNWADLVALAKKIRSGDTAGLAYNIHDWPDDWLWRGIILQGGHSMLSADGKKVAFGGDVGEKTLATLRSFVTEGGMPLIDWDQSRQQFIAGKIGIFFDTPARLRQVTDLIGDRFTLKTALFPVDDKAKGKLPTGGNAALITAKDAAKQKAAWEFIKFVTGPEAQKIVVETAGYMPTNLRAGEDAFLGPFYKENANFRTINGQVSRAAPWEGYPGGNSVRIWRQQREVVAGVMRGEIQPKAGIERIVSETEALMK
- a CDS encoding phosphodiesterase, yielding MIIAQLSDFHARPHGRPAYGIVDTNAAIREAIDAVLAMEPRPDCVLVTGDLSDCGLAEEYGIVPEQLARLPMPVYVVPGNHDRRESFAAELGQDLPYLPKSGFLHYTVEDFPVRLIGLDTVIAGEDGGEICAEREAWLAERLAEGQGRPTLIFMHHPPFAVGVDGMDIMPCRVSPGFVDLIARHPEIERVLCGHYHRPIQLRFAGTIGYVVPGTAHQVALDLRAGTENMFVMEPPAIAIHVWKPETGVVSHLQPIGDYGPRRPFLLDPAYPGKQQAAPADA
- a CDS encoding inositol monophosphatase family protein, whose translation is MPDTRLLSLLDEAGALARQAGELLVRMQGEQLAISRKEFRDVVTAADLAAERLVIDGLTRLTPEAAILSEEAGFSGAHDAPRWIVDPLDGTVNYASGLPWFSVTMAYQEQGRTLLGLTHAPLAGLVARYVEGGPATVNERPVAVSGTTSLADAVISICLTSHYSPEDSERTCAVIRRLAGLCRGVRVIVSGGLEMSLVAAGQLDAFIGLKADIVSHAAAMPLVRAAGGRVTTVAGIDSRDEDLEKIVSNGLIHEELLEAIRSA
- a CDS encoding sugar-binding transcriptional regulator; translated protein: MPRTADQDAVMPEDSQTQVRAAWLYYREGLTQAEIAARLKMTRLRVNRLLVEARSSGLVNITINSRLESCVRLEHALVETFGLKEAIVLPAPDDVEQVAAQIGKAAGEVLSRIVEEKPSGIVGVGWGGTLRETTRHVRAGQYRDLTVSSMMGGLTYGIELNTFEIAGRFAQLWQAECHYLAAPIYAGTPQSRDTILAQDVFEAAFARIRATDVAILSAGDLSERSFLVRYGLPRDVSPAELAEHGAVGDMLGQFIDSRGDPIDHSINRRAIALPLEGLRRIPTVILASGGKNKAAVIAAALRARLASVLITDEDAAAAALALHRG
- a CDS encoding N-carbamoyl-D-amino-acid hydrolase encodes the protein MPRLVTVAAAQLGPIQRAESRRQVVDRMVALMEAAKAQGATFIVYPELALTTFFPRWYSEDRAEADHWFERAMPGAETQPLFDKAKQLGLAMSFGYAELTPEGRHFNSSILVDRTGRIVGKYRKIHLPGHVEFDPERAHQHLEKRYFEPGDLGFPVWEFEGGLFGMAICNDRRWPETYRVMGLQGVEMVVLGYNTPSVNSQSPNETAADRLFHHRLSVQAGAYQNSTWVVAVAKAGSEDGHHLFGGTLIAAPDGKIVGELTHEEDGVLVHACDLDDTRFGKATIFDFARHRRVEHYGLLTERTGVGAPLGKPEGA